The Alteriqipengyuania halimionae genome contains a region encoding:
- a CDS encoding chitin-binding domain-containing protein, with translation MRKYTIMLAAAPLALLSACGDSADDETVTETDVVAETDAAGDSAMVEDTSTGPATRIDDAGEYSGSYSFADDAGETRNVRLSSSDNTYSYTDADGNEQTGSYTVDDDGYRIRLADFYGEPATFAYRNDAFWLVDGDLIFAEDTDVNGDRYARNRDDDEMPSRAPELGSSVDRDQQ, from the coding sequence ATGCGTAAATATACCATTATGCTCGCCGCCGCCCCGTTGGCCCTGCTGTCTGCCTGTGGCGATAGCGCCGACGACGAAACGGTGACCGAGACCGATGTCGTAGCCGAAACCGACGCTGCCGGCGATAGCGCCATGGTCGAAGATACATCGACCGGCCCCGCGACCAGGATCGATGATGCTGGCGAATATTCAGGTTCTTACAGCTTCGCCGATGATGCGGGCGAAACCCGCAATGTGCGTCTCTCGTCGAGCGACAACACCTACAGCTACACCGATGCCGACGGAAACGAGCAGACCGGAAGCTACACCGTCGACGACGACGGCTATCGCATCCGCCTGGCCGATTTCTACGGCGAGCCTGCCACCTTCGCCTATCGCAACGACGCGTTCTGGCTGGTCGATGGCGACCTGATCTTCGCCGAAGACACCGATGTGAACGGCGATCGCTATGCCCGCAATCGCGATGACGACGAAATGCCATCGCGCGCGCCCGAGCTCGGCAGCTCGGTCGATCGCGACCAGCAGTAA
- a CDS encoding DUF1295 domain-containing protein, producing MLDALLINAALLIVVVLVLWLISVRLGDVSFIDAFWGAGMAMLAISSFVQLADPGVLAFVLLAMTAVWGFRLGIHLLRRWWREGEDQRYERLLRQDREKGRFALAALVKVWLGQAVLLFLVSSPAQLGILGAAAPTPVTARAWAGFALYGVGVFFEWLGDWQLAQFKSDPANEGEVLDTGLWRYTRHPNYFGDACAWWGIWLVCAAVDPWLALYTVAGPIFLTFTLTKWSGAALLESGMKKKRGDKYAGYIERTSAFVPWPPKDDRT from the coding sequence ATGCTTGACGCATTGCTCATAAATGCGGCTTTGCTCATTGTCGTGGTGCTGGTTTTGTGGCTGATCTCCGTGCGGCTTGGGGACGTCTCGTTCATCGATGCGTTCTGGGGCGCGGGCATGGCGATGCTGGCGATCTCGAGCTTCGTGCAGCTTGCCGATCCCGGTGTGCTCGCCTTCGTGCTGCTCGCCATGACCGCCGTCTGGGGCTTCCGGCTCGGCATCCACCTGTTGCGCCGCTGGTGGCGCGAAGGGGAAGACCAGCGCTATGAACGGCTGCTGCGCCAGGATCGCGAAAAGGGGCGCTTTGCCCTCGCCGCGCTGGTCAAGGTGTGGCTCGGCCAGGCGGTGCTGCTGTTCCTCGTGTCGAGTCCGGCGCAACTCGGCATTCTCGGCGCCGCTGCGCCCACACCCGTTACCGCGCGGGCGTGGGCCGGGTTCGCGCTTTACGGCGTCGGCGTCTTCTTCGAATGGCTGGGAGACTGGCAGCTGGCGCAGTTCAAGTCCGATCCGGCAAATGAAGGCGAGGTGCTCGACACCGGCCTGTGGCGGTACACGCGACATCCCAATTATTTCGGGGATGCCTGCGCGTGGTGGGGCATCTGGCTGGTGTGCGCTGCGGTCGACCCCTGGCTCGCGCTCTACACGGTAGCCGGGCCGATATTCCTCACTTTCACCCTCACCAAATGGTCGGGCGCGGCGCTGCTCGAAAGCGGGATGAAGAAGAAGCGCGGCGACAAATACGCCGGTTATATCGAGCGGACGTCCGCTTTCGTTCCCTGGCCGCCAAAGGACGACCGAACCTGA
- a CDS encoding lysophospholipid acyltransferase family protein: MTRKRSFLSRVVQRVLIALYRWKGWRLEGEKPPCDKFIILGAPHTSNWDFIFFIGAAHELGIQPSFMGKHTLFEGPQRNFMLDMGGIPVVRHKSGGYVRSVTEAFAQADEMALVIAPEGSRTSKGEWRSGFYHIALGAGVPIVPAWVNHETMRGGLGDPIMPTGDYRADLARIAAFYREKRPDCERFVVLEKTAQSLDQLDGEQTDA, translated from the coding sequence TTGACGCGCAAACGATCATTCCTGTCGCGCGTGGTGCAGCGTGTGCTGATCGCACTTTATCGCTGGAAAGGATGGCGTCTCGAAGGCGAGAAACCGCCTTGCGACAAGTTCATCATCCTTGGCGCACCGCACACGTCGAACTGGGATTTCATATTCTTCATCGGCGCAGCGCACGAGCTTGGCATCCAGCCCAGCTTCATGGGCAAGCATACGTTGTTCGAAGGCCCTCAGCGCAATTTCATGCTCGATATGGGCGGCATTCCCGTCGTGCGGCATAAGAGCGGCGGCTACGTCCGGTCGGTGACCGAAGCGTTTGCGCAGGCGGACGAGATGGCGCTCGTCATTGCGCCCGAGGGATCGCGCACCAGCAAGGGCGAATGGCGCAGCGGGTTTTACCACATCGCGCTGGGCGCGGGCGTGCCGATCGTCCCCGCCTGGGTGAACCACGAGACCATGCGCGGTGGATTGGGCGATCCGATCATGCCGACTGGTGACTACCGCGCCGACCTCGCCCGGATCGCGGCTTTCTATCGCGAGAAAAGGCCCGATTGCGAGCGCTTCGTCGTGCTGGAGAAGACCGCCCAATCGCTCGATCAGCTTGATGGTGAACAAACCGATGCTTGA